The following coding sequences are from one Triticum dicoccoides isolate Atlit2015 ecotype Zavitan chromosome 4A, WEW_v2.0, whole genome shotgun sequence window:
- the LOC119286634 gene encoding peroxidase 2-like, with product MATSKLAAFVVLAAFLAGPAACEGASICFNGWLRTPRFCPRGSRLNRRQRGASPSGLGLGYGYYNNRRSPSYCPRAEGIVRGAVSEAVAANPGIGAGLIRLFFHDCFVRGCDASVLLTMTNSKNNDTEREGPPNKNSLRGFEVIDTAKRAIEAACPGRVSCADIVAFAARDASYFLSNRRINIRMPGGRYDGRESFANETDQLPGPFSNVTELQASFAAKGLTSDEMVTLSGAHTIGRARCMFFSSRFSEMDPTFAAKLRAQCNGNDNASVNQDDVTPDVLDKQYYRNVIDRKVLFTSDAVLNSTETMRQVRENANRAGAWERKFERAMENMGKIGVKTKADQGTEIRRVCSRVNN from the exons ATGGCGACTAGTAAGCTCGCAGCGTTCGTCGTCTTGGCCGCGTTCCTCGCCGGGCCCGCGGCGTGCGAGGGCGCCAGCATTTGCTTCAACGGCTGGCTGAGGACCCCGCGGTTCTGTCCTCGCGGCTCCAGGCTGAACCGCCGGCAGCGGGGGGCGTCTCCCTCTGGGTTGGGACTCGGCTACGGCTACTACAACAACAGGAGGTCGCCGTCGTACTGCCCCAGAGCGGAAGGGATCGTGAGGGGTGCCGTGAGCGAGGCCGTCGCCGCGAACCCTGGCATTGGCGCGGGGCTCATCCGTCTCttcttccacgactgcttcgtTCGG GGGTGTGATGCTTCCGTCCTCCTCACCATGACCAACTCCAAGAACAACGACACAGAGAGGGAAGGTCCTCCAAACAAGAACAGCCTGCGAGGGTTCGAGGTGATCGACACGGCCAAGAGGGCAATCGAGGCCGCCTGCCCCGGCAGAGTCTCATGCGCCGACATCGTCGCCTTCGCCGCCCGCGACGCGTCCTACTTCCTCAGCAACCGCAGGATCAACATTCGGATGCCAGGCGGTCGCTACGACGGGCGCGAGTCGTTTGCCAACGAGACCGACCAGCTGCCCGGGCCCTTCTCTAACGTCACGGAGCTCCAGGCGAGTTTCGCGGCCAAGGGACTCACCTCCGATGAGATGGTCACGCTCTCCGGCGCGCACACCATCGGCCGCGCCCGCTGCATGTTCTTCTCCAGCCGCTTCTCTGAGATGGACCCGACATTTGCCGCCAAGCTCAGGGCCCAGTgcaacggcaacgacaacgccagcGTGAACCAAGACGATGTGACCCCCGATGTCCTGGACAAGCAGTACTACCGAAACGTGATCGACAGGAAAGTGTTGTTCACCtcggacgccgtgctcaactcgacGGAAACGATGAGGCAGGTGAGAGAAAACGCAAACAGGGCAGGGGCGTGGGAGAGGAAGTTCGAGAGAGCCATGGAGAATATGGGGAAAATCGGGGTCAAGACCAAAGCCGACCAGGGCACAGAGATCAGGAGGGTATGCTCGAGAGTCAACAAC